The Nycticebus coucang isolate mNycCou1 chromosome 5, mNycCou1.pri, whole genome shotgun sequence genome window below encodes:
- the CRNN gene encoding cornulin translates to MTSQMPQLLQNINGIIEAFGRYARTEGNCTVLTRGELKRLLEQEFADVIVKPQDPATVDKVLRLLDEDNTGTVEFKEFLVLVFKVAQACFQTLSERPEEACGPQASGSLHPGASAELGERQRSGPDEGRSRKEQHHEGNSHRQREQVSTGQGRTGPQTQGQDIGPAWVSSQVRQAYQTQERTSQQAQVHGHGEQTQTAPEGQSQTRERSDRQSQTREQDRTRHIGDTETTVGTQTQASASQTVEQDRSHQTGSTSPQTQESNHGQNRRTETQGQDRSQTSQAVTGGQVQTQVGSHTQTVEQDRSHQTGSTSPQTQESTHGQNRRTETQGQDRSQTSQAVTGGQVQTQAGSHTQTVEQDRQQTINYERAGEQGQTQMQSGSGEIWTDVSNSEAGETVLRGQAQTGANSGPGSQDWSSTQPKCSVTEGQGKREPTRVIQEWVDDQTRETVLQSQAQGSLHTSVASEQSQGAAQLEGKQGGTAKKLYSYFESSKP, encoded by the exons ATGACTTCACAGATGCCCCAGTTACTGCAAAACATTAATGGGATCATCGAGGCCTTTGGGCGCTATGCCAGGACAGAGGGCAACTGCACAGTGCTCACCCGAGGGGAGCTGAAAAGACTCTTGGAGCAGGAGTTTGCCGATGTGATCGTG AAGCCCCAGGACCCAGCCACTGTGGACAAAGTCCTGCGCCTGCTGGATGAAGACAACACGGGCACGGTGGAATTCAAGGAATTCCTGGTCTTGGTGTTTAAAGTTGCCCAGGCCTGTTTCCAGACCCTGAGTGAAAGGCCTGAGGAAGCATGTGGCCCCCAGGCATCTGGAAGCCTCCATCCCGGGGCCTCAGCAGAGCTGGGGGAAAGACAGAGAAGTGGCCCTGATGAAGGAAGGTCCAGGAAGGAGCAGCATCATGAGGGAAACAGccacaggcagagggaacaggtgtctacagggcagggcaggactgGCCCTCAGACCCAGGGGCAGGACATTGGCCCTGCTTGGGTCAGTAGCCAAGTCAGACAAGCTTACCAGACACAGGAGAGGACAAGCCAGCAGGCACAAGTGCATGGGCATGGGGAGCAGACCCAGACAGCACCAGAAGGCCAGAGTCAGACCAGAGAGAGATCAGACAGACAGTCACAGACCAGGGAGCAGGACAGAACACGTCACATAGGTGACACTGAGACTACAGTGGGAACTCAGACCCAGGCAAGTGCCAGCCAGACAGTGGAACAGGACAGGAGCCATCAGACAGGAAGCACCAGCCCCCAGACACAGGAGTCCAACCATGGCCAGAACAGAAGGACTGAGACCCAAGGTCAAGACAGGAGCCAGACCAGCCAGGCAGTGACAGGGGGACAAGTCCAGACACAGGTGGGGTCACACACCCAGACCGTGGAGCAAGACAGGAGCCATCAGACAGGAAGCACCAGCCCCCAGACACAGGAGTCCACCCATGGACAGAACAGAAGGACTGAGACCCAAGGTCAAGACAGGAGCCAGACCAGCCAGGCAGTGACAGGGGGACAAGTCCAGACACAGGCAGGGTCACACACCCAGACCGTGGAGCAGGACAGACAACAGACCATAAACTATGAAAGGGCTGGAGAACAAGGACAGACCCAAATGCAGTCAGGCAGTGGAGAAATATGGACAGACGTGAGCAACTCTGAGGCAGGAGAGACAGTGCTGAGAGGACAGGCCCAGACTGGGGCGAACAGTGGGCCAGGAAGCCAGGACTGGAGCAGCACTCAGCCAAAGTGCAGTGTGACAGAAGGACAGGGAAAGAGAGAGCCCACAAGGGTTATCCAGGAGTGGGTTGATGACCAGACAAGGGAGACAGTGCTCCAGAGCCAGGCCCAGGGCAGCTTGCACACCAGCGTTGCCTCAGAACAGAGCCAGGGTGCAGCCCAGCTGGAAGGGAAGCAAGGTGGCACAGCCAAAAAGCTGTATTCCTACTTCGAAAGCAGCAAGCCATGA